Part of the Nicotiana sylvestris chromosome 2, ASM39365v2, whole genome shotgun sequence genome, GCACGTATCAGATCTGACCATGGGATAGAATATGTCAACGCCAAAATTTGATGAGTCTTGTAATGAAAATGGGATCAATCAGAACTTCTCAGCACCAAGGACTCCACAGCTAAATGGTGTTGTtgaaaggaagaacagaactctggaagaCATGGAATGGACAATGCTCATCGACAGGGGAATCGCCAAAAAATTCTAGGCAGAAGCAACAAACACTGCTtactacttggtgaacaggtgcatgatcaggtccCTTCTAAACAAAATCCCCCAAGAGCTGCTCAACGAAAGAAAACCAAAGATAACTCATCTAAGAACATTTGGATGCAAATGTTGTGATCTCAACAATGGGAAGGACCAGCTTGGGAAGTCTAATGCAAAAAGTGAAGAAAGAATACTTCTAAGATATTCCTCTTAAAGCAAAAATCTGCAAAGTCTGCAACAAAAGAGCACAATGTGTGGAAGAAAGTGGTCATGATCTATTCAACAAGACTCCTTCTTCTAACAAGGGAGGAAACAGTAATGATCAAGATAATGAACCATTTTTGGTTCCTGGGAAATATCTGATGTTTCAAATGGCAAGGGTAATATGATAAGTCAGATGAAGGAGACAGTAAAGACAATGCAACATCTTCTTTCACTTTTCAAGAGGAACCTGATACTTCAATTATTATCAACTGAAGCTGAAGGAAAAGTTGGAGATGTAGTGCAAGAGACTCCATAAGTAGCAGAACAAGAAGTGTAGGGAAATCCACTTAGTTTACTCAGTTCTCCTACTAATCAAAATTTCAGTTCCCATGAGGAAATGCATCACTTTGAAGGAAACAAAGTTATCTAGTGGTCAAGAAGAGGACATCTAGAATGATTCATTTTATTGGATCATCTCATGGGGTACAAGGAAATACAACCCAACGGCTCTCTCAACAGCTGAAGTAGACGCTCTTAACATGGAAAAGAACCTGGTCCAGCAAGAGGACCAAACTCATTGATATCAGATACATTtatctcaaaaataataaaaaatgggggGGGAGCTTATCTGTATGAGATTTTGCTGCACAAGAACatcaaattgcagatatcttcTCCAAAGGCATTGAGCgaggaacattttgaaagaaatagggTAAAGCTGGGGCTGTTGAAGCTTAATTGATAACATGATACCTCATCAATTGGCTATGAAAATCTCCTTCAGGTAAaactagctaaagtgttttctggccaagcCTAACTCATATCTATgtcgttgcaggtaaacacgcatgctgttcatagaagctaaaggtacaatGATGAACTACGAAGGAAGAGTTgctaaaatctttttcaaaaaccgTTCGGGCATCAGGTTCCTGTACCataggttagtagtaatgtgttgTCTTGCATGCTTTCTCAAAAAGGTTaacaaaattaattcaactgccacatcattcaacttttcaaagtctgcatgtcatgtcttgtctttcaaatcccttcaCCTCCTCTGCACGATAACAATTTCCCATAAACCTACCGCCATTTTCAAGACTCTTCGGAACCCATTTCTCTTTCTTCTCATCATTATCCCTTCTTCCCATAAAACTCTCTTTCTCCCTCACAGCAAGCCATGAACCTTCATCTCTTCTGTATCTTTGTGGTACTCTCTTCACTTCTCTTTCACTAAACTTCCCTACCAAATCCTCTTATAATGGCAATCAAACGATCGCGTCCTTCTCCCACCATTAACACCATTCCCACTTCCCTATCATCCTTAAAGTCATCTCCAGAAATTCACTCTTCCACTTTTCCCAATGCTACTGCACCCACACCTATTTCCTCCTCACTTCctattgtttttccttttctgtcAAATTCTGTCTCTTTTCCATTCGTTGAAAACCCCATGTCTCCTCATTCCTCTGTTCTCACCAAAGAACACTCATGAAGTGTTACCTCTTAGGTGTTAGAGGTCTttgaggatgatcctgatcagTTCCTGAATTCCTCCATTTTGGACTCAGATGCTCTCACAGAGTCACCAAAAAAGGAAGCAGCGCACAATATCATGGCTATCCCTGCTGAGAATCTATTGAATGAAGGAGCCTATCTCTTGTCTGAGTATCAgggggaagaaactccattccTAGGCTATAAAAGAACCATGGTACTCTTCGAGTCTCCAATCCATGAAATAGTCACAGAAAAACCTGTTGGAGGACCTGATTCACTTCCAGATAAATCAACTCAGGACCCTCTTGTTTATCCTAAGCCCTTAGAATCCTCTTCCAAGTCTCCACTACCAGGTTGCAGCAAAAAGAGGCTTTTGAGTCTACCTTGAAGAAAAGTAATAGGAGTGTCAGGACAAAGAAGAAGAGATTGATGAAACAAGAGGAATTTGTGACTGACAAAAGCATTCCAATGGCTAGGTTACAAAGATGCTCTAGAGGAACTCAGTTCCTTAGTAAAACGATCGATAAAAATCGAAAAGTATGTGGATGGAGCTTCCGATGAAGCTATTGAATAACAAAGTGGAACATCCGTGAAGGGTAGCAGTTAGTCTAAGAAGAATATAGTTGAGCAAGCTATGTGTGAAGGAGATACTGTAGGGTTTGTAAGTTGGAAAGGGAAGTCTATTGAAGAATCTAGAAAACGAAAATGGGAAACTGTAGGGGAACCTGGTTCTCTGAAGAACATACCTAGTGACAGTGTTCTTTGGCAGGAGAGATTGAGAACTCAGAAAGTCTTGTGGGGTCATATGTTTGATTCGGCAATCTCAGAGATGGCAGGTATGAGGCAAATTCTGGAGATAGTGGAATTTCAGCAATGGGAGCACTTCTTTCAGGAGGACGTGCCTACGGTATACGAAGATGCGGTACAAAATTTCTATGCATCTCTCTTTACTATTGAGGGGGATCACATTTGTGTGCTAGTAAATGGAGTAAACATTGTTCTTAACACTTCAGCATTGGGGAAGGTTCTCCAAATTCCATGTGAAGGAATGTCCTCAGTCAAAAGTGTCTGTGGTGCTAACTTTAGGAGagctatcatgaaagagcaagctgTTTAACATGGGGAACAGGTACATAATAAGGTACTACTTCCTGAGTATCATTTTCTCTTTGATCTAGTTAATAAGGTGATTTTACCTCGTTTTGGGAGGTGATCTATTGCTACAAAGAATGATCTGGTCTTAATGGAGGCTCTTGATGAGTTTGTCCTGATTAATctgccagcaatcatgatagatcatatgcaaaaggtggcaaactttaaaggtgggaatcatggtcttctaTATAGATTTCTCCTTACTCAAGTGTTTAAGTTTTACAAGGTTCCTTTGGGTAATCCCAAAGTGGGAACACGCAAGCAAACCTTCTCTAAAACCACTCTGGAAGAGTGTAAGTGCGTAGAAAAGGTTGATGGAAGCATCTCAACCATTTCTGAGCTGATCAATGCTCAAAATGCTGCTTTTGAAGAGATTAGAAGGTTGAGGGATCAGAATGCCATACTAGAAACTCAGCTCAGTCAAACTGTTAAAGGACCCGGTTCCGTTAATGAAGAAATTGTCTGcctgacaaaggaaaatgataagTTTCGCGCAAAACTGCTTGAAGAGCAGCTGTCTGCAAATGCCcgactggacctggttctcaagACCCTTGTTGCTTCTCTCTCCTAGTCTCCCTCTTCTAGTGCTCCTTAGATACCTCCTAGTGACCAGTTGTCTTCTGTTATGATGCTTTGTGGCTGTTGTTTCtatttttgtttgtctttttgtTGATGGCATGCTGGATTTCACCATTACTGTTCCTGTATTGCTCAGTCCATTGTTCATATAAATGCAACAACTCCTCTTTTTGCTTGTACAATGTTGTTTTCCTTTGgtttctcttttctatcatgttgtgtgcacatatgtggcatgaattggttgtgttagacttctttataTTGTTTGCCtgcttgtgtatttttaatgatgccaaaagggggaagtatAGTAGTATATAGTACTATAATGGGAATTGATTGAAACGGGGGATCTAATTAAGGGGGATTCAAAAATAAAAGGTCAGGGGGAACTTATAAAAATTGATTGAAAAAGGGGATCTGATTAAGGGGAATCAAAAGCAAAAGGTCAAggggaacttgtgaagttcctggTACCGCATCTGGTCATTTCTACTCTAAATAAATATTATCaatgcctaagtttgtcatcatcaaaaaggaggaaattgatgggttttcaatatctttgccttATGTTCCTTATATtttaatgatctaacaaacttactgttaagaaccagcTAGGGAACCTTACTCACTTGGCACACATTTCAAATGAACGAAGTTCAGTCTGAACTCCAACTAATGAACTGCTACAAAGAGGAACACGACAGAGACGTGATCCCTTtgtgttctctgacagaagtacaagtcaactatacagctggaaagcaactgcagaaagtgactacCTGCAACTGTACACGtgacagtgcagcagtcacttcccattgggaagaggcgtgtaccaagaattgacatcatccTTGTGGTGTCTTTGGTAGTATAACAACATGGTGCAAGGCACACGATATTTACTTGAGCATTTAGTGATATTTACTTGAGCATTAAAGTGTTGATCCAGCATTGAAGTCacaagtgtgtcaagaacaagaataCAACTCCATtaaaggatcagtttcacaatgagtctatgtgtatccgtagttgagttggaatcttgttatttgttcttcattgtaactcctatcttgctttcttggAAGCTGTGTTTTAGGAAACTCAAAAATCATAAACCTTctaagtttatgttgtgactagatttagtcataagttaaagtctttgtaattagtgagtgacaaagtggcttgtggtaagtgtatcacgagttagttgagttgaagtctttgtaatagagtcatttaaaagtggcttgtaatagtgtgatTACAAGTTaatgaagttgaaagcctacaagtgtaggtcgtggtttttgtccccttgagtgggatttttccacgtaaaaatcatgTGTCTCTTTTACTTACTGTTTCATTAGTATTCTCAatggaaactcatagagaaccAGGTACTCtgtagtttggtggactcatataaactaacagaAGGCCTTTTATTTATAGCTGcagtcggacgtctccgagccgtaTTATCTTGGTCATAGCCTTTATATGACTGTAGTCTTTAGTATAGCCATAGCCTTCAGgtatgtcacttggacttgtttcccaaTAACTTTTCGAACTTGCCTGaaaagttagtccccgagtatattggccttggcctttgtttcgagggggtgcccttttgaggtcttataagtCCGAGTTTTTTGATGATTCATATATACCGACTGTCGATGATGGTCCCCCGATTATTCAGGGTTGCTTTTATTCTTTGACACTTGGGACGTTTCTCAAAGGATTATGAGAGTAGAGCTCGTACAATAGTATACTTTGATGTGCTTAAGGTCTTTTAatctatgttttgatgatctaacaaactttctgTATGGAACCAGATAAAAGACCAAGAATGATAGTAAAGTGTCAGGGGGAACATATGGGAAACATATGTAAGTAAGGGCATAAAGTCAAGGGGAACATGTGGTCTCCTAATATTCAATCTGGTTCTCTGAACTCTAACTCCTTGTTTTCAatgctaagtttgtcatcattaaaaaggggaaaattgataggattgataggttttcaatatctttgccttatgttttgatgatctaacaaacttaatgtcaagaaccagatagggaacctgactcacTTAAATTACACTGCATCTAACGGATTCCAGCCAAATGTGAActtgctacagcttcaggaggtAGGAACCCAGACAAGGACTTGATACTCTTGTGGGTTCCTCACggtagtacaaagtcaattggacacagctggaaacgAAGATTATGCTGCACTGCATTGTTTCCAACGCCAACTCATTCTCTGACCAACTCAAGTGCTCACATCACTTCAAGTGATCATTCTCAAGGTGTACCTACAATGAGTCAATACAAAGCATCATTCAACTTATTCAACTCAAGACAATCTAGGCGGTGTGCACAAGAACTAGATCaggaacctgatcccttggtACTTCTCTAACATAAGTCCAAGTCAACTATATAGCTAGAACGCAACTCAGTTACTGATCGCAGCTGTACAAAGAGaaacacaatagggacctggtcccctagggttctctgacagaagtacaagtcaactacagCTGGAAAGCAATTGCAGAAAGTGACTGACTACAACAGTGCAACAGACAGTGCAGCAATCACTTCCCATTGAGATTGGACATCACTAAGGATGTCTTGTGTAGTATAAACCTTATGCAAGGCACAAGTTTCAGGTTCTAACACTTGCAAAATATAGAAAACAAaattctctcaagtgctcaagaacctctctcaagaacaaagttgttgcaacctcaaggacctgatccaagattgaagatatctgaAGTCCTTAGGTTGTTGAGTCTTTGCTATGTGTTCTTCATTATAATTCTTAGTTTACATTCTTATAAGcgttgtcttaggaacaaaccaaaatCCGTAAACTCCCTGAGTTTATGTTGTGTCTAGTGTTAGTCATAAGCAAACGCCTTTGTGATcgtagtgtgacaaagtggcttgtggtggaaacatcacaagttagtcaaaagcctttgtaaccgtagtgtgacaaagtggcttgtggttgAAATACCACAAATTAGTCAAATTCTTTGcaactaggatagttatagagtggcttgtgatgagagcatcataagttagttgaagtctttgcaataagGTTATTATAAAGTAGCTTGTAATAGGGaaattgcaagttagtgaagttaaaagtcTACAGGtataggtcatggttttttgatcctctTATGTAggatttttccatgtaaaaatccacGGCCTTATTTACATTCAACTTTACTAGCATTCACTGCAGAACCCGATAAATGACCAGGTACTCTGCTtttttggtggactcatacaaacttaGCACTATACCAAATtgatataggaccagatcccTATACAATTTGGTTCATCAGTACTTTCAGAGGAAACACATAGAGAACtcggttctctatacagtctggtggacgcATAGTCtttaacaagtggtatcagagcaggttcttcctatcaggctaacacctcggaaggatcctcatggctgctccaccaactcTTGAAAGGAGAaaaccaaagaaggaaaagtgCTGGGTACTTAAAGCTGCTAACAATGATTTGAGTGAGGAAGATAGTTACATagcttacttaaccaaaaggtttcagaagatggtcagaagaaatggagaagTGCTAGAAAGGGACAGCTCTAACAGATCAAAGAACAATGATCTTTGTTACAAGTGCGGAAAAACTGGACACTTCATGAAAACTtgtcctctcttgaagcaagaattctccaagaactTTAAGTGAAAAGACCAGTTGAATATGACTCAACCTTTGCGTTGATGGCACAaccagatgatgatgaagacgaaGACAACAAAGAGGTAACTTTCAGatatgttcagagaaatctgaaatcctattctccaagaaaactcatgtctttagctaaTGTATTAATTAATGCATTTCATAGTTTTATGGAGGATAGGGATTCTTTGACCTTAGAATTAGCAGaatctgaacaaactagagaCGACTTAGCAGTTGTAGTTACTGACCATAAGAGAACCATTGAAACTTTCAGAAAAGAAAGGAATGATCTTTTGGCAGAAATTACAGACCTAAGGAAATCAACAGTGAAACCTGAGATTAAGTCAAAACCTGAAAATCctggaaaagaaaaggagagagccagtgaggaacacattaggcttgaaaatgagttgaaaGCTGCTAGAACTAGGATATATGGTAAACTCAAGAAAAATAAGCAGCTTCAAGATAAATTGAAGAGAGTAAAAAGTGACCTTGAGAAATCTCTCAAGTGGACCTAGTCCTCAGATGTTGTCACTGCCATGTACTTCAAAAATAGTGGAAACAGGTagggaatcgggttccaaaagcagaaaactccttacaaccctcacagcaagtaCATCACGGTTCCTGATAATTGGCAGTGTACCCACagtgggaacaatgggcacttcaaagaaaattgtcaGGCCAGGGCTCAATCTGTTCAGAAAGACAAAGTGACTACTAATAGGGGACCAAGTACCACTCGCAAGAAACCAATGTTGCCTACATGGACTAGAAAAGCCCTTATCCATCCCTTCTACCATAACAAGGGACTCAAACTAGTTTGaattcctaaatctaacccataatttaGATGTGCAGGGAACAGTGGGAGGAAGCGGACTGCAATGGATCATGGACAGTAgatgctcaaagcacatgactggaaaTATCATGGATTTTCTCTCACTGAAATCCCTACAAGGAAGGGATGTACCCTTTGGAAAATGGAAAGAAGGGGTACATTCTAGGTATGGGGAAGAAAACAAGGTAGAAGTTCGTGTCTAAGCTGGTGATATGAGCTACTTGAATGCAGTTGATGATGATTCAAAGACATGGCATAAAGGATTGGGGGATACAAGTTTCTCACTTCTGGATATATAGATgaagaaggacctggtccatggtctgtCAAACTCAAAATTCAAAGAACACGGAGCATACAATTCCTATGGGAATACTGAGCAGGAGTGAAAAGAGGTGCATGATCAGACCTCTCCTGAACAAAACTCCCTATGAGTTTCTCAATGAAAGAAAACCAAAGATAACTCATCTGAGAACCTTTGGATGAaaatgttatgttctcaacaaCAGGAAGGACCAACTTGGGAAGTGTGATGCAAAAAGCGatgaaggaatccttctgggaTACTCCCCTCAAAGCAAAGCCCATAATGTCCACAACAAAATGGCACACTGTGTGTAAGGAAGTGTTCATATGCTATTCAACGAGACATCTTTCTCTAAAAAGGAGGAAACAGTGATGATTAAGATAATGAACCACTTTTGGTCCCTGGGAAATATCTGGAGTTTCAAATGGGAAGGTTGATTTGatgagtaagatgaaggagaTAGGTGAGAGATAATGCAACATCCTCTTCTATTTCTCAAGAGGAACCTGGTACTTCCATTACTACCCCTAACCTTCTCAGCATTTCTATCCCAAAtaaacccaaaaatatcaagaaaatcTTGTAGGATGCAGACTAGATTACTGAAATGCAAGAGGAACTGCATCAACTTGAAAGAAACAAGGtatggcacctggtacctagaccctcagaCAGAACCATCACAGGGACCAGGTAGGTATTTAGGAATGAGCTGCATGAACATGGAAATGCTACAAGGAACAAAGCAAGGCTTGCTGTCCAAGGATTCAATCAAGAGGAAgagatcaattatgatgagactttttgCCTAGtagctcgcatggaagctattaggaTCCACATTTCCTTTACTTCACAAGATGAGAGATTGACAATACATTGTCGTTGAAGAAAcggggaaggaacctgctcattgatcagatttatgtggatgacatcatattTGGAGCTACAGCTAAatcattatgtgaaaaatttgctAACCTCATGGGAAGTAAGTTTGAAAAGAGTGCGATGGTGGAACTGAATGTCTTCCTGGGTCTTCAAGAGAAGCAGTCCATAAAGGGAACGTATATCAGTCAGAAATGCATCAAAGAACTCTTGAAAAGGTTTGACATAGGAGCATGGGAATCATTGGATCTCTACTCTACCTTACTTCCAGCAAGCTAGACATTGTATTCAGTGTGGTATTACGTGCAAGGTTCCAATCAAATCCTGAGGAATCTCATATGAAGGCTGCTAAGAAAATTCTGAGATATTTGGGCATACAAAACCTAGCTTTGTACTATCCTTCAGGGGACAGTTTCAACCTTATTAGTTATGTTAACGCTAATTATGCAGGTTATCTGGAGGATAGGAAAAGCACATCTGGAATGGCTCATTCCCTTCGATCATGCTTTATCTTATGGGGTATAAGGAAACAAAACTCTGTATCTTTCTCAACAGTTGAAGTAGAATATGTTGCAGCTGCCAAGTGATGTGCTCATTCACTGTGGATCAAGCGACTATGTGGAAAAGGGTCTTACTTGTATAAGTTTTTGTTGCAGGAAGATCAGATTGCAAATATCTTCACAAAGTTCTGAGCAGGGAACACTTTGAGAAACAAGATGGCATGGGGATTACCTGAACCTAATCGAGAACCTGTTTCTGCTGACATGACTATgatagtcacactaaggtaaaattggctaaagtgttttctgattAGGCCTAACTCACATCTATACTGAtacaggtaaacacgcatgatgatcatagaagctaaaggtacagtgTTGAACTTCGGAGGAGAGCTGCAATAACCCTTTTACAAAAACAGgtcaggaacctggttcctgcaccacaggttagtagtaatgtgttttTTGCATGCATGTTCAAAGAAAAAGGATAGCAAAATTAATTCAACTACCACATCATCCGATTTTTTAGACCAGCAGTTCTAAACCATTGTCTCCCTTTGCATCACTTTAATTTTTCCTTCAGAACTCTCTACCACTTCTCTCACCATAGCCAACAAATAATCACCTTTTTCTCTTGCCATCAACATCACTCCCACATCTCCTCCTCCCTTAACACCATCACCGGAAACCCACTTCTTTACTATTCCTGATATTACTGTACTTATACCGGTTTCCTCCACATCTCCAGTCACCTCATCTCCAGTCTCACTTCCATGTGTTGCAAACCCTACTTCTCCTCTGTTCCTGAATCTTAgggggaagaaactccattcATAGGGGATGAAACTCTGGTGCTTTTTGAGTATACGGTCCATGACACCGTCATAGAAGAACCTGTTGAAGAACTTGATTCTCTTTTAGCTGAAACAAACTAGGTGGTTGTAGAAGAAAGAGGCTTTTGAGTTTGCCTTGCAGAAGAGTAAGCAGATGTATTAACAGAAAAAAGGGTTGATGAAATAAGGGGAAGTTGTGGCTAATAAACATATTCCAGTGGTTGATGATGATAAAGATGTTGtggaggaacctagttccttagtGAAAAGATATACAAAAGGTTGTGGCTGAGAAAGATTTGTTTGAGGGTGACATTGTAGCTGTTGCAAATAGGATTGGGAAGGTTATTGAAATATCCAAAAAAAAGTAGGAAGCTGTGGGAGGACATGGTTCAATGAAGACCATTCTAAGTGACAGTGGCCTTGGGCAGAAGAGTTAACTCAGAAAAAGTCTTGTGAGGTCGCACGCTTGCCTGGCAATTTAGGAGATGGCAGGTATGAGACAAGTTCTGGACTTAGGCAACTAGTGGAGAACCTGCGGGAGAAATTGCTTGACTAGAAGTTATTTGCAACTACCCGCATGGACCTAGCTCTCAAAACCATTTTTGCCTCCTCTTCCAAGCCTCCCTCTTCTAGTTCCCCCTAGGATCCTCTCAGTGGCCAGTTATCTTTTGCTCTGATGATTTTGTggctgttgtttttctttttttgtttgtctttttgtGATGTCATGTTGGGTTTCACCGTTGTTGCTCCTGTTGAAACAGTAAACTTTCTTATCAGTAAAACAGCTCTTCTTTTGCTTATAAAATGCTTGTTTTCCCTTTTacttctcttttctatcatgaTTGTGTACACATATA contains:
- the LOC138884969 gene encoding secreted RxLR effector protein 161-like, coding for MGIIGSLLYLTSSKLDIVFSVVLRARFQSNPEESHMKAAKKILRYLGIQNLALYYPSGDSFNLISYVNANYAGYLEDRKSTSGMAHSLRSCFILWGIRKQNSVSFSTVEVEYVAAAK